One Nostoc sp. UHCC 0302 DNA window includes the following coding sequences:
- a CDS encoding response regulator transcription factor: MNEISILLIEDHDLTRMGLRAALQSHSGLRVIGEAANATQGLKLLETAKPDVAVVDIGLPDMDGIELTRKFKRYQAENNQSTTKILILTMDHTEDAVLAAFAAGADSYYMKETSISKLTEAIQATHGGNSWIDPAIANVVLQKMRQGLPGDSQPSDKPKTVKIEALATEYEQVLETYPLTQRELEILELIVAGCSNGQIAEKLYITVGTVKTHVRNILNKLCADDRTQAAVRALRSGLVA; this comes from the coding sequence ATGAATGAGATTAGCATTCTTTTAATTGAAGATCATGACTTAACAAGAATGGGACTACGAGCTGCATTACAGTCTCACAGTGGATTAAGGGTGATTGGTGAAGCAGCAAATGCCACCCAAGGACTAAAACTTTTGGAAACAGCTAAGCCGGATGTAGCTGTTGTAGATATTGGCTTACCTGATATGGATGGCATTGAACTCACCCGGAAGTTTAAGCGTTATCAAGCTGAAAATAATCAATCAACGACCAAGATTCTGATCTTGACGATGGATCATACAGAGGATGCAGTACTTGCTGCCTTTGCAGCAGGCGCAGACTCTTATTACATGAAAGAAACAAGCATCAGTAAATTAACCGAGGCAATACAAGCAACTCACGGTGGAAATTCCTGGATCGATCCAGCAATTGCTAATGTAGTTTTACAGAAAATGCGGCAAGGTTTGCCAGGAGACAGTCAACCGTCTGATAAGCCAAAAACTGTAAAAATTGAAGCGCTAGCAACTGAATACGAGCAAGTTCTAGAAACTTATCCTTTAACTCAAAGAGAACTAGAAATTCTGGAGTTGATTGTAGCGGGATGTAGCAACGGGCAAATTGCCGAGAAACTTTATATTACTGTTGGTACTGTTAAGACCCATGTTCGCAACATTCTAAATAAACTCTGCGCGGATGACCGCACCCAAGCGGCTGTTCGGGCGCTGCGCTCAGGGTTAGTAGCTTAA